From a region of the Streptomyces sp. NBC_01454 genome:
- a CDS encoding NUDIX domain-containing protein, whose translation MRWNNLSEKPVYANPWFRVNLADVELPDGRHLDHYLIRMRPVAIATVVNEANEVLLLWRHRFITDTWGWELAAGVVEDGEDLAAAAAREMEEETGWRPGPLHHLLTVEPSNGLTDARHHIYWSDQAEYTGPPLDGFESERREWVSLKLVPDMVARGEVPAANMAAALLMLHHIRLG comes from the coding sequence GTGCGTTGGAACAATCTCAGCGAAAAGCCCGTCTATGCGAATCCCTGGTTCCGGGTCAATCTGGCCGATGTGGAGCTGCCGGACGGCCGTCACCTGGATCACTATCTGATCCGGATGCGGCCCGTCGCCATCGCCACAGTGGTCAATGAGGCCAACGAGGTGCTGCTGCTGTGGCGGCACCGGTTCATCACCGACACCTGGGGCTGGGAGCTGGCCGCCGGTGTCGTCGAGGACGGCGAGGACCTCGCGGCGGCGGCCGCCCGGGAGATGGAGGAGGAGACCGGGTGGCGCCCGGGACCCCTCCACCATCTCCTCACGGTCGAGCCGTCCAACGGCCTCACCGATGCGCGGCATCACATCTACTGGTCCGACCAGGCTGAGTACACCGGTCCGCCTCTGGACGGTTTCGAGTCCGAGCGGCGGGAGTGGGTGTCGTTGAAGCTGGTGCCCGACATGGTGGCGCGAGGGGAGGTGCCGGCCGCCAACATGGCCGCCGCCCTGCTGATGCTGCATCACATCCGGCTCGGCTGA
- a CDS encoding GlxA family transcriptional regulator gives MFERRVVVVVYAGAMALDITGPIEVFDTANRLLGPSGAPYRVDFVSADAPLVRTSSGVVVAAAPLEAGQGPIDTLLVPGGWSLHDALLDRGLISWIGGAAARSRRVASVCGGSFLLAEAGLLDGRRATTHWAYSEAMAGRYPEVTVDAEPIFVWDGPFVTSAGVSTGIDMALALVEADHGAALALETARFLVLFLKRHGGQSQYSAVLDAQLADHPPIRAAQEWILGNLHNPLPVAEIARQAHMSERNFARVFRREVGTTPGQYVERTRIAHARELLETTELTIGQIAGRCGFAAPETFFRSFARTLGLTPREYRHRFQVISPAGLVDDRHHERDRSPV, from the coding sequence GTGTTCGAGCGACGTGTTGTTGTGGTGGTGTACGCGGGGGCGATGGCCCTGGACATCACCGGACCGATTGAAGTGTTCGATACCGCCAACCGGCTCCTGGGCCCGTCGGGCGCCCCCTACCGTGTCGACTTCGTCTCCGCCGACGCGCCGCTGGTGCGCACGAGTTCAGGAGTGGTGGTGGCAGCCGCGCCCCTGGAGGCGGGACAGGGGCCGATCGACACGCTCCTCGTGCCGGGCGGCTGGAGTCTGCACGACGCACTGCTTGACCGGGGACTGATCTCCTGGATCGGCGGGGCGGCGGCCCGGTCGCGCAGAGTCGCCTCCGTGTGCGGCGGATCCTTTCTGCTGGCCGAGGCGGGCCTCCTCGACGGCAGACGCGCCACCACCCACTGGGCGTACAGCGAAGCGATGGCGGGCCGCTATCCGGAGGTGACGGTGGACGCCGAGCCGATCTTCGTCTGGGACGGCCCCTTCGTGACCTCCGCGGGCGTGTCGACGGGTATCGACATGGCGCTGGCTCTGGTGGAGGCCGATCACGGTGCGGCCCTCGCGCTGGAGACGGCACGGTTTCTGGTGCTGTTCCTCAAACGGCACGGAGGGCAGTCCCAGTACAGCGCAGTGCTCGACGCCCAGTTGGCCGATCATCCGCCGATCAGGGCTGCGCAGGAGTGGATTCTCGGCAACCTGCACAACCCGCTGCCGGTGGCCGAGATCGCCCGGCAGGCCCACATGAGTGAGCGCAACTTCGCCCGTGTCTTCCGGCGCGAGGTGGGCACGACACCCGGCCAGTACGTCGAGCGGACGCGCATCGCCCACGCACGCGAACTGCTGGAGACCACCGAACTGACGATCGGCCAGATCGCGGGCCGCTGCGGATTCGCCGCCCCCGAGACCTTCTTCCGTTCCTTCGCGCGAACCCTGGGACTCACCCCCAGGGAATACCGGCACCGCTTTCAGGTCATCTCGCCGGCCGGCCTCGTCGACGACCGGCACCACGAGAGGGACAGGAGCCCCGTATGA
- a CDS encoding thiamine pyrophosphate-binding protein, translated as MTSTTANLRDAETVRLVDHLVAELARAGVTHLFGVGGANIEDLYDAVHRCGTVRGVVAKHEFSAVTMADGYARTTGRLGVVAATSGGGAMNLVPGLAEAHASRVPVLALVGQPPTGQEGRGAFQDSSGKAGSFDAREVFAPVSRFCVRVDDADSLVQLLPRAVAAAQADPRGPAVLLLPKDVQQAQIRVPGRGAVPAPCVPAPTAPTARIDGAALTTVSDTLRKAGRVLVIAGEDLAAAHARTELAELARRLGAWVAVTPDAKDVFDNRDPRFAGVAGVMGHANVEDCLRRADVCLLVGTRLPLLARGGLDRALATTDVVCLGPEPPFVAGTALGGNLRDALRAVTARLPPGPRPCPPHAGPLPTSMPGPLSRARGRTLPYRQAVAAVEAALPQDAHVFVDAGNAGASAIHLLPAPRRGRFVVALGMGGMGYTFGAGIGAALATGRRTYVLAGDGAFFMHGMEVHTAVEYAAPVTFVIFNNNAHAMCALREEFLQGGVRDDDLFARTDLAAGVAAAFPSLDATGARDAAQLRTALLRGNAGGGPAFVAVDCDPREIPPFLPFQSFTHIAESVNGTENEESSDERGVVHVG; from the coding sequence ATGACCAGCACGACCGCGAACCTGCGCGACGCGGAAACGGTACGCCTGGTCGACCATCTGGTCGCGGAACTCGCCAGGGCCGGCGTCACCCACTTATTCGGCGTCGGCGGCGCGAACATCGAGGACCTGTATGACGCCGTGCACCGCTGCGGCACCGTCCGTGGCGTCGTCGCCAAACACGAGTTCTCCGCCGTCACCATGGCCGACGGATACGCCCGCACCACCGGGCGCCTCGGCGTCGTTGCCGCCACCTCGGGTGGTGGGGCGATGAATCTCGTACCGGGCCTGGCGGAGGCCCATGCCTCGCGGGTGCCCGTGCTGGCCCTGGTGGGCCAGCCGCCGACCGGTCAGGAAGGCCGGGGGGCGTTCCAGGACTCCAGCGGCAAGGCGGGCTCCTTCGACGCGCGGGAGGTTTTCGCCCCCGTCTCCCGGTTCTGCGTCCGGGTGGATGACGCGGACTCGCTCGTGCAGTTGCTGCCCCGGGCAGTGGCGGCGGCCCAGGCCGATCCGCGCGGGCCGGCCGTACTGCTGTTACCCAAGGACGTGCAGCAGGCACAGATCCGGGTGCCCGGCCGTGGCGCGGTCCCGGCACCGTGCGTGCCGGCGCCGACCGCGCCGACCGCGCGGATCGACGGAGCCGCTCTCACCACCGTGTCGGACACCCTTCGCAAGGCCGGCCGCGTCCTGGTGATCGCCGGTGAGGATCTCGCCGCCGCGCACGCGCGTACGGAGCTGGCCGAACTGGCCCGGCGCCTCGGGGCATGGGTCGCGGTCACCCCGGACGCCAAGGACGTCTTCGACAACCGTGATCCCCGATTCGCAGGCGTGGCCGGGGTGATGGGCCACGCCAACGTCGAAGACTGTCTGCGGCGGGCCGACGTATGCCTGCTGGTCGGTACCCGGCTGCCGCTCCTGGCACGCGGCGGACTCGACCGGGCCCTGGCCACCACCGACGTCGTCTGCCTCGGCCCCGAACCGCCGTTCGTGGCAGGCACCGCGCTGGGCGGGAACCTGCGGGACGCGCTGCGCGCGGTGACCGCCCGCCTGCCGCCCGGTCCACGTCCCTGCCCGCCGCACGCCGGTCCCCTTCCCACCTCCATGCCGGGCCCGCTTTCCCGGGCCCGTGGGCGAACCCTCCCCTACCGTCAGGCGGTCGCCGCGGTGGAGGCGGCGCTGCCCCAGGACGCACACGTCTTCGTGGATGCCGGCAACGCGGGGGCCAGCGCCATCCATCTGCTCCCGGCACCGCGCCGCGGCCGCTTCGTGGTGGCACTCGGCATGGGTGGCATGGGCTACACCTTCGGTGCCGGCATCGGCGCCGCGCTCGCCACCGGCCGACGCACCTACGTCCTCGCCGGGGACGGGGCCTTCTTCATGCACGGGATGGAAGTGCACACCGCCGTGGAGTACGCCGCGCCCGTGACCTTCGTGATCTTCAACAACAACGCCCACGCCATGTGCGCGCTGCGCGAGGAGTTCTTGCAGGGCGGCGTCCGCGACGACGACCTGTTCGCCCGGACCGACCTCGCCGCCGGAGTGGCCGCCGCCTTCCCGTCCCTGGATGCCACCGGGGCCCGCGACGCGGCGCAGCTGCGCACGGCGCTGCTGCGCGGCAATGCGGGCGGCGGTCCCGCGTTCGTCGCGGTGGACTGCGACCCGCGGGAGATCCCGCCGTTCCTCCCCTTCCAGTCCTTCACCCACATCGCCGAGAGCGTCAACGGCACCGAGAACGAGGAGAGTTCGGATGAGCGAGGAGTCGTCCACGTTGGCTGA
- a CDS encoding SRPBCC family protein produces MSEESSTLADIPGLLRIENAGKEELTAHCMELTHAVYPHHQVYGRYCTIHEYVDCPPEAAYDYLRQGHHLQEWTCSLRDFAPSGTPGLWVGRDRLEDDTRIYCEVVARPEAMTVDYHCSWDQGEKLWMIYLMRVVPARLVLDEPGSVITWTNCRHPYYDTNPHPEKAPRSDRPWVGDYWDLFYAGHTVEMNNLKAILEHRHRNGLPVSVAPSRAVAQ; encoded by the coding sequence ATGAGCGAGGAGTCGTCCACGTTGGCTGACATCCCCGGTCTGCTACGGATCGAGAACGCCGGCAAGGAGGAACTGACCGCCCACTGCATGGAACTCACCCACGCCGTCTACCCCCACCATCAGGTCTACGGGCGGTACTGCACCATCCACGAGTACGTCGACTGCCCCCCGGAGGCGGCCTACGACTACCTGCGTCAGGGGCACCACCTTCAGGAGTGGACCTGCAGCCTGCGGGACTTCGCGCCCTCCGGCACGCCGGGGCTGTGGGTCGGCCGCGACCGGCTCGAGGACGACACCAGGATCTACTGCGAGGTGGTCGCCCGCCCCGAGGCCATGACCGTGGACTACCACTGCTCGTGGGACCAGGGCGAGAAGCTGTGGATGATCTACCTGATGCGCGTCGTCCCGGCCCGGCTGGTGCTGGACGAGCCAGGTTCGGTGATCACCTGGACCAACTGCCGCCACCCCTACTACGACACCAACCCGCATCCCGAGAAGGCGCCCCGCTCGGACCGGCCCTGGGTGGGCGACTACTGGGACCTCTTCTACGCGGGGCACACCGTGGAGATGAACAACCTCAAGGCGATCCTGGAACACCGTCACCGCAACGGCCTGCCGGTCAGCGTGGCTCCGTCAAGGGCGGTGGCGCAGTGA
- a CDS encoding 3-oxoacyl-ACP synthase III family protein, with protein sequence MTTVSLTDVASYLPGEPVPAEFYTEYPGAEDKLRDHPMFKVPPSRHHVASDETNADMVERAVQPLIERHGRQEIRGVDVLLVHSQLPDLPFVGAGTEVARRLGLNPEWLVDVANAGCASFVYMLKLARQILTTTDARSALICNAQSAAGQWFTQSQVRRLAQAAIPGDGCGVGYVTTSSGAPVLDVETRHIGGYAGDMTLAVDDGRKYWEPGESQLRIGFTDASVAKVLARGNRLVPEVVTDLCRRLGVATTDIDVLITNQPNRTFLRNWREALQLPDERHLNTFDAYGNLFGAAIPITLDHAICSRQVEDGDLVVLGGFAHAGDFAGAVAVRWHGGRN encoded by the coding sequence GTGACGACGGTCAGCCTCACCGACGTCGCGAGCTACCTTCCCGGCGAACCGGTGCCCGCGGAGTTCTACACCGAGTACCCCGGAGCCGAGGACAAACTCCGTGACCACCCCATGTTCAAGGTCCCGCCGTCACGCCACCACGTGGCCTCGGACGAGACGAACGCGGACATGGTCGAACGCGCCGTACAGCCTCTGATCGAACGGCACGGCAGGCAGGAGATCCGCGGCGTCGACGTGCTGTTGGTGCACAGTCAGTTGCCGGACCTGCCGTTCGTGGGTGCCGGCACCGAGGTGGCGCGCCGCCTCGGCCTGAACCCGGAGTGGCTCGTCGACGTGGCCAACGCGGGCTGCGCCTCCTTCGTGTACATGCTGAAGCTGGCCCGGCAGATCCTCACCACCACCGACGCGAGGAGCGCCCTGATCTGCAATGCCCAAAGCGCCGCGGGTCAGTGGTTCACCCAGTCCCAGGTGCGCCGGCTCGCTCAGGCCGCGATACCGGGAGACGGCTGCGGTGTGGGGTATGTGACGACGTCGTCCGGCGCACCGGTCCTCGACGTGGAGACCCGGCACATCGGCGGTTACGCCGGGGACATGACCCTGGCGGTCGACGACGGTCGCAAGTACTGGGAGCCGGGAGAGTCCCAGCTGCGGATCGGGTTCACCGACGCCAGCGTCGCCAAGGTCCTGGCACGCGGGAACCGCCTCGTTCCGGAGGTGGTCACCGATCTGTGCCGGCGGCTCGGCGTGGCGACCACCGACATCGACGTCCTCATCACCAACCAGCCCAACCGCACCTTTCTACGGAACTGGCGGGAGGCACTGCAACTACCGGACGAGCGGCACCTGAACACCTTCGACGCGTACGGGAATCTGTTCGGCGCGGCGATCCCGATCACCCTGGACCACGCGATCTGCTCCCGGCAGGTCGAGGACGGCGATCTGGTGGTGCTCGGAGGATTCGCCCACGCGGGCGACTTCGCCGGTGCCGTCGCCGTCCGCTGGCACGGTGGACGGAACTGA
- a CDS encoding 3-hydroxybutyryl-CoA dehydrogenase, producing MTDTFADIARVGVVGCGQMGAGIAEVCARAGLDVMVAETTGEALELGRTRLTNSLGKAAERGKITDEERDTTLGRLSFTTDLGEFADRDLVIEAVVENEQVKTEIFQILDQVITRPDAILASNTSSIPLVKLAVATSRPDQVIGIHFFNPAPVQKLVELIPALTTGEETIKRSEGLVQDILGKHAIRAQDRSGFVVNALLIPYLLSAIRMFESGIASREDIDNGMEMGCAHPMGPLKLSDLIGLDTVASVAASMYEEYKEPLYAAPPLLARMVDAGRLGRKSGSGFYPY from the coding sequence GTGACGGACACATTTGCCGACATTGCACGCGTCGGAGTGGTCGGCTGCGGCCAGATGGGCGCAGGCATCGCCGAGGTGTGCGCCCGCGCCGGGCTGGACGTCATGGTCGCCGAGACCACCGGCGAAGCACTGGAGCTGGGGCGCACCCGCTTGACCAACTCCCTCGGCAAGGCCGCCGAACGCGGCAAGATCACCGACGAGGAGCGCGACACCACGCTCGGCCGGCTCAGCTTCACCACCGACCTCGGCGAATTCGCCGACCGTGATCTCGTCATCGAGGCCGTGGTGGAGAACGAGCAGGTCAAGACCGAGATCTTCCAGATCCTCGACCAGGTGATCACCCGGCCGGACGCCATCCTGGCCTCCAACACCTCGTCCATCCCCCTGGTGAAGCTGGCGGTCGCCACCTCCCGCCCCGACCAGGTCATCGGGATCCACTTCTTCAACCCGGCGCCGGTCCAGAAGCTGGTCGAGCTGATCCCCGCGCTGACCACCGGCGAGGAGACCATCAAGCGCTCCGAGGGACTGGTCCAGGACATCCTGGGCAAGCATGCGATCCGCGCCCAGGACCGCTCGGGCTTCGTCGTCAACGCCCTGCTCATCCCGTATCTGCTCTCCGCGATCCGGATGTTCGAGTCGGGCATCGCCAGCCGCGAGGACATCGACAACGGCATGGAAATGGGCTGCGCCCACCCGATGGGCCCGCTCAAGCTGAGCGACCTGATCGGCCTGGACACCGTGGCCTCGGTCGCCGCCTCCATGTACGAGGAGTACAAGGAGCCGCTCTACGCCGCTCCCCCGCTGCTCGCCCGCATGGTCGACGCGGGCCGCCTGGGGCGGAAGTCCGGTTCGGGCTTCTACCCGTACTAG
- a CDS encoding glycoside hydrolase family 10 protein — translation MRRITRRGFAVTALGAASALLTTGSAAPAAGAPRREMRGMWLATVANLDWPSRARLTPADQQRELRALLDTAVARKLNTVFFQVRSTADALWPSPYEPWAQYLTGQQGRDPGWDPLDFAVREAHRRDLELHAWFNPYRVANHTDPGRLVADHPARRHPQWVLPYGGKLYYNPGLPEVRAFVQDAMFDAVRRYPVDGAHFDDYFYPYPVAGGHFDDDAAFQEYGDSFESRDAWRRNNIDRLIQEMAGRLREESGRAGRRLRFGVSPFAVWRNHSTDQQGSRTQAGVQTYDDLYADTRRWVREGWLDYIVPQVYWPLGTKAADYAELVPWWARTVDGTGVDLYIGEALYKAGETEPVAWKDPAEISRHLTFARGYPQVGGHVYFSAKVVGKDPSGAMARVVRDHYASAARA, via the coding sequence ATGCGACGGATCACACGAAGAGGGTTCGCGGTGACCGCACTGGGCGCGGCCTCCGCACTGCTCACCACGGGGTCGGCGGCGCCCGCGGCCGGCGCGCCGCGGCGCGAGATGCGCGGGATGTGGCTGGCGACCGTGGCCAACCTCGACTGGCCCTCCCGCGCACGGCTCACGCCGGCCGACCAGCAGCGCGAACTGCGCGCCCTCCTCGACACCGCCGTCGCCCGCAAACTCAACACGGTCTTCTTCCAGGTGCGGTCCACCGCCGACGCCCTGTGGCCCTCCCCGTACGAGCCGTGGGCGCAGTATCTGACCGGGCAGCAGGGCCGTGACCCGGGCTGGGACCCGCTGGACTTCGCGGTCCGCGAGGCGCACCGGCGCGATCTGGAGCTGCACGCCTGGTTCAACCCGTACCGGGTCGCCAACCACACCGACCCCGGCCGGCTCGTCGCGGACCACCCGGCCCGCCGGCACCCGCAGTGGGTCCTGCCGTACGGCGGCAAGCTCTACTACAACCCGGGGCTGCCGGAGGTCCGGGCCTTCGTCCAGGACGCGATGTTCGACGCGGTGCGGCGCTACCCCGTCGACGGGGCGCACTTCGACGACTACTTCTATCCGTATCCGGTCGCCGGCGGGCACTTCGACGACGACGCGGCGTTCCAGGAGTACGGCGACAGCTTCGAGAGCCGGGACGCCTGGCGGCGGAACAACATCGACCGGCTGATCCAGGAAATGGCCGGCCGGCTCCGCGAGGAGAGCGGGCGGGCCGGGCGCCGACTGCGGTTCGGGGTCAGCCCGTTCGCGGTGTGGCGCAACCACAGCACCGACCAGCAGGGCTCCCGCACCCAGGCGGGGGTGCAGACCTACGACGACCTGTATGCCGACACCCGTCGCTGGGTGCGCGAGGGCTGGCTGGACTACATCGTGCCGCAGGTCTACTGGCCGCTGGGCACCAAGGCCGCCGACTACGCGGAACTCGTGCCCTGGTGGGCGCGGACCGTCGACGGCACCGGAGTGGACCTCTACATCGGCGAGGCGCTCTACAAGGCGGGCGAGACGGAGCCCGTCGCCTGGAAGGACCCGGCCGAGATCTCCCGCCACCTCACCTTCGCCCGCGGGTACCCGCAGGTCGGCGGCCATGTCTACTTCTCGGCGAAGGTGGTCGGCAAGGACCCGTCCGGCGCCATGGCGCGGGTGGTGCGTGACCACTACGCCAGCGCGGCACGGGCGTAG
- a CDS encoding DUF1918 domain-containing protein, whose translation MHANRGDRLVVHGRTVGHHDRVVEIIEVIGTDGDPPYRVRGEDGHEAIMSPGPDSVVRHVKSTGKKSGR comes from the coding sequence ATGCACGCGAACAGGGGCGACCGGCTGGTGGTGCACGGCAGGACCGTCGGGCATCACGACCGGGTCGTCGAGATCATCGAGGTCATCGGCACGGACGGCGATCCGCCCTACCGCGTCCGCGGCGAGGACGGGCACGAGGCGATCATGTCCCCCGGCCCCGACTCCGTCGTCCGGCACGTCAAGTCCACGGGCAAGAAGTCCGGCCGCTGA
- a CDS encoding DMT family transporter, with translation MKPNDSAIATAGIAVSTPDLTGPGLPEAAARGSHVGRGLLLAALGVAAFSLTFPATAWGLEGMGPWTVVMLRSVLATVPAGAALLALRVRPPERRHWTGIAVVAGGVVLGFPLLTTLALETSTTSHAAVVIGLLPLTTAACSAVRTGARPSRTFWIASLVGAVVVIGFAVQQSGGVPNRSDLLLFAALLVCAAGYTEGGRLARHMPGWQVIGWALVLALPVTAAGAALALSAEPLTLTVHSVAGVLWLAVGSQFLGMVAWYRGMAVIGISRASQLQLAQPLLTLVWSVLLLGERLPPAAPVAALAVLLCIAVTQRSRG, from the coding sequence ATGAAGCCCAACGATAGCGCTATCGCCACCGCCGGGATAGCGGTCAGCACCCCGGATCTCACCGGCCCGGGCCTCCCGGAGGCCGCCGCCCGCGGCTCCCACGTCGGCCGTGGCCTGCTGCTCGCCGCCCTCGGTGTCGCCGCCTTCTCGCTCACCTTCCCGGCGACCGCCTGGGGACTGGAAGGCATGGGCCCGTGGACCGTGGTGATGCTGCGCAGCGTGCTGGCCACCGTGCCGGCCGGCGCCGCGCTCCTCGCGCTGCGGGTCCGCCCGCCGGAGCGTCGCCACTGGACGGGCATCGCCGTGGTCGCGGGCGGTGTCGTGCTCGGCTTCCCGCTGCTGACCACCCTGGCCCTGGAGACCTCCACCACCTCGCACGCCGCCGTCGTGATCGGTCTGCTGCCGCTGACCACCGCGGCCTGCTCGGCCGTACGGACCGGCGCCCGGCCCTCCCGTACGTTCTGGATCGCCTCGCTGGTCGGCGCCGTCGTCGTGATCGGCTTCGCGGTGCAGCAGAGCGGCGGGGTACCCAACCGCAGCGATCTGCTGCTGTTCGCCGCGCTGCTGGTGTGCGCGGCGGGCTACACCGAGGGCGGCCGGCTGGCCCGCCACATGCCGGGCTGGCAGGTGATCGGCTGGGCGCTGGTGCTGGCGCTGCCCGTGACGGCGGCGGGCGCCGCGCTCGCGCTGTCCGCCGAGCCGCTGACGCTGACGGTGCACTCGGTCGCCGGGGTGCTGTGGCTGGCGGTCGGCTCCCAGTTCCTCGGGATGGTCGCCTGGTACCGCGGGATGGCCGTGATCGGTATCTCCCGGGCGAGCCAGCTGCAGCTCGCCCAGCCGCTGCTGACCCTGGTGTGGTCGGTGCTGCTGCTCGGCGAGCGGCTGCCGCCGGCCGCGCCCGTCGCGGCGCTGGCCGTCCTGCTGTGCATCGCCGTCACCCAGCGGTCCCGCGGGTGA
- a CDS encoding aminotransferase-like domain-containing protein, whose amino-acid sequence MQERSSGAELAASLRRELERYSPGEKLPSSRALVERHRVSPVTVSRALAQLAAEGLVVTRPGAGAFRAAPHAEAPRPVDTSWQEIALSAEPAGDQVPRSVDATGVLATLAAPAPGVIEFDGGYLHSDLQPERALSAALARAGRRPGAWSRPPVGGVPELRAWFAREIAGSGGPLGANDVLITGGGQSALTAALRALAAPGAPVLVESPTYPGVLAVARASGLRPVPVPLDADGVRTDLLAEAFRASGARLFVCQPLFQNPTGAVLAAERRREVLRVARAAGAFVIEDDFARLLSHADGPPLPPTLMAEDRDGTVVHVRSLTKASSPNLRVGALAARGPVLDRLRAIQVVDSFFVPRPLQEAALELVGSPAWPRHLRLIAGELTARRDALTAALHRQLPAFTAHRPVPGHDPAPGGPYVPPGGFHLWLRLPEGIDEAALTGAALRAGVAVAAGRPYFAAEPPGACLRLSFAAASGTGEIAEGVRRLRTACTELGVEVD is encoded by the coding sequence ATGCAAGAGCGTAGCAGTGGTGCCGAACTGGCCGCGAGCCTGAGAAGAGAGCTGGAGCGCTACTCTCCAGGTGAGAAGCTGCCGTCCAGTCGCGCCCTCGTCGAACGGCATCGCGTCAGCCCGGTGACCGTCTCCCGGGCGCTCGCCCAGCTGGCCGCGGAGGGCCTGGTCGTCACCCGGCCCGGCGCCGGGGCCTTCCGGGCCGCACCGCACGCCGAGGCGCCGCGCCCCGTCGACACCTCCTGGCAGGAGATCGCGCTGAGCGCGGAGCCGGCCGGTGACCAGGTGCCGCGGAGCGTCGACGCCACCGGCGTACTGGCCACCCTCGCCGCCCCCGCGCCGGGCGTCATCGAGTTCGACGGCGGCTACCTGCACTCCGATCTGCAGCCCGAACGCGCCCTGTCCGCCGCACTGGCACGGGCCGGCCGGCGCCCCGGTGCCTGGAGCCGCCCGCCGGTCGGCGGCGTACCGGAGCTGCGGGCCTGGTTCGCCCGGGAGATCGCCGGCTCCGGCGGCCCGCTCGGCGCCAATGACGTGCTGATCACCGGCGGCGGCCAGAGCGCGCTGACCGCGGCGCTGCGCGCGCTCGCCGCGCCCGGCGCCCCGGTGCTCGTCGAGTCCCCGACCTACCCGGGGGTGCTGGCCGTCGCCCGCGCCTCGGGGCTGCGGCCGGTGCCGGTACCCCTCGACGCGGACGGGGTCCGGACGGATCTGCTCGCCGAGGCCTTCCGCGCCAGCGGCGCCCGGCTCTTCGTCTGTCAGCCGCTGTTCCAGAACCCGACCGGCGCGGTGCTCGCCGCCGAGCGGCGGCGCGAGGTGCTGCGGGTGGCCCGCGCGGCCGGCGCCTTCGTGATCGAGGACGACTTCGCGCGGCTGCTGTCCCACGCCGACGGCCCCCCGCTCCCGCCGACCCTGATGGCGGAGGACCGGGACGGCACCGTCGTTCACGTCCGCTCGCTCACCAAGGCCAGTTCGCCCAATCTGCGGGTGGGCGCCCTGGCCGCCCGCGGGCCCGTCCTCGACCGGCTGCGCGCCATCCAGGTCGTCGACAGCTTCTTCGTGCCCCGGCCGCTCCAGGAAGCCGCCCTGGAACTCGTCGGCTCGCCCGCCTGGCCGCGCCATCTGCGGCTGATCGCCGGTGAGCTGACCGCCCGCCGCGACGCGCTGACCGCCGCGCTGCACCGGCAGCTGCCCGCGTTCACCGCGCACCGGCCGGTGCCCGGCCACGACCCCGCCCCCGGCGGTCCGTACGTCCCGCCGGGCGGCTTCCACCTCTGGCTGCGGCTGCCCGAGGGCATCGACGAGGCGGCGCTGACCGGTGCGGCGCTGCGGGCGGGGGTGGCGGTCGCGGCCGGCCGGCCGTATTTCGCCGCCGAGCCGCCCGGCGCCTGTCTGCGGCTGAGCTTCGCGGCGGCGTCCGGCACCGGCGAGATCGCCGAGGGCGTGCGCAGGCTCCGTACGGCGTGCACGGAGCTGGGGGTGGAGGTGGACTGA
- a CDS encoding GNAT family N-acetyltransferase produces the protein MSAHPLDGYEISTDPARLDAHLVHHWLATDAYWAVGRPRELHDRAVAGSLNFGLYAAGSGRQAGYARLVTDHATFAWLCDVYICRDDRGKGLGTALVEAVADHMAPSGLSRLTLATQDAHGVYEKIGFRPLVSPEQWMTLGLIDPGPVEL, from the coding sequence ATGAGCGCGCACCCCCTCGACGGCTACGAGATCTCCACCGACCCGGCCCGCCTGGACGCCCACCTGGTCCACCACTGGCTGGCCACCGACGCCTACTGGGCCGTGGGCCGCCCCCGGGAGCTGCACGACCGCGCCGTGGCGGGCTCGCTCAACTTCGGTCTGTACGCGGCCGGTTCGGGCCGTCAGGCCGGCTACGCCCGGCTGGTCACCGACCACGCCACCTTCGCCTGGCTCTGCGACGTCTACATCTGCCGCGACGACCGCGGCAAGGGGCTGGGCACGGCCCTGGTCGAGGCCGTCGCCGACCACATGGCGCCCAGCGGCCTCAGCCGGCTGACCCTCGCCACGCAGGACGCCCACGGGGTGTACGAGAAGATCGGCTTCCGGCCCCTGGTGTCGCCGGAGCAATGGATGACTCTGGGGCTGATCGATCCGGGTCCTGTCGAATTGTGA